From the Marinomonas sp. THO17 genome, one window contains:
- a CDS encoding LysR family transcriptional regulator yields MKIDQIKAFIAVVETGSFRSAADTIHKTQPSISAAVKALEQQYKITLFDRNNYRPSLTAEGHAFFRQAKKLMSQATQLESLGHELAKGVSTSPLHLCLSQISVNQDCLNRIQAFQTQHNDIDLNLSTDHLYGLQDRLAKGKAEIAIGPRYGLDDRHSMLELYKMEMITVLSPNLLAKLHATSNKLKQSALHNLPQILVANTSSNDSSHGHRHVLATGKRWYVNDFQVKKSLLLSGLGWARMPKHMILTELEAGQLLPVEVENFISHNDVAIYMVRLRQQTHSYQVNLFWEMMRHYQSS; encoded by the coding sequence ATGAAAATCGATCAAATTAAAGCATTCATCGCGGTAGTAGAAACTGGCAGTTTTCGTTCTGCCGCCGACACCATTCATAAAACTCAGCCCAGTATCAGTGCGGCTGTGAAGGCATTAGAGCAGCAGTACAAGATTACCCTGTTCGATCGCAACAACTATCGACCCAGCCTCACCGCAGAAGGCCATGCATTTTTTCGTCAAGCGAAGAAACTTATGTCACAAGCCACGCAATTAGAGTCTCTGGGTCACGAGTTAGCGAAAGGTGTAAGCACTTCTCCGCTACACCTTTGCTTAAGCCAGATCAGCGTCAACCAGGACTGTTTGAATCGTATACAAGCTTTTCAAACTCAACATAACGACATTGATTTGAATCTTTCGACAGACCACCTCTATGGTCTACAAGACAGACTCGCAAAAGGTAAAGCTGAAATAGCCATTGGCCCACGTTATGGCTTAGATGATCGTCACTCTATGCTAGAACTCTATAAAATGGAGATGATTACTGTCTTGAGTCCAAATTTATTGGCGAAATTGCATGCCACCAGCAATAAACTCAAACAATCGGCTCTACATAACCTACCTCAAATTCTTGTCGCCAATACATCAAGTAACGATTCCAGTCATGGTCATCGACATGTTCTAGCCACCGGCAAACGCTGGTATGTAAATGATTTTCAAGTGAAAAAAAGCTTACTTTTGAGTGGACTAGGCTGGGCGAGAATGCCCAAGCACATGATTTTGACCGAGCTGGAAGCAGGGCAATTGCTGCCAGTCGAGGTGGAAAACTTCATCTCACATAATGACGTCGCTATCTACATGGTGCGTTTACGACAACAAACGCATAGCTATCAAGTAAATCTTTTCTGGGAAATGATGCGTCACTATCAAAGTTCGTAG